Below is a window of Herpetosiphonaceae bacterium DNA.
CTGCCGAGCTCGGAGGTGCTCGGTCTGTATCCCACCTGGGAGACGACCCTGCCACAGATGGCGCTGGTGGCCCTGGCGATCGGCGTTGTGCTCTGGATGCGCTCGCTCGTGAGGGAGGCCGATCGGCTCAACGTACCAGCTAAGACCTCAAGGAACCTGTAAGATCTATGCGACTTCGACGATCCATACTCATGCTCGTCCTGACCCTGCCCGCTGCGCAGCAGGTGGATCAGGCGCTCGACACACTGCTCGCTTCGGCTTTCAAAACATATGTCAAAGCGAAGACGAGCACTGCGAGCGCAGATCGAGGCGTTCGTCAAAATACTCAAGTAGCTTAGCTGGCCGGGCCAGGAGTCGTTTCTGGCCCGCCCTCAGGAAGGATCATGGGCAAGAAGGAGAAGAAGCTCAAAAAGGCCAGGGCGTCGCTCGCTGCTGTTGCCGAGGCTGCACCCAAGCCGAAGAAGCTTGAGGGCAGCGATAAGAAGCTCAAAAACACCGTGCGCACGTATGTGCAGCATATTCTGGTCTGCACCGACTCGAAGAGCAAGGCGTGTAAAAAGGGCGGCCCCGACGTGCTCAAGGCGTTTGAAAAAGCGATCAAGGCGCGCAAGCTTGGCAGGCAGGTGATAGTGACGGAGATCGGGCATGTCGGCGGCTGTAGCCTGGGTCCCAATGTGATCGTTTATCCTGAGGGCGTCTGGTACGGTCGCGTCGAGCCCGAAGATGTCGACGAGATTATCGAGGAGCATATTCTCGAAGGCCGCGTTGTGCCGCGGCTGCTGCGCGGTCAGCGCATGGACGATCCCTGCGGCGGCTGCATCCTGACGAAGCCGCTGGTCGTCGCGGCCCAGCAGGCGAACGAAGCGCTGAATTAGCGCGATCCGGCGGCGTAGCGCGGGCATCTTCGCTATCGCAGCCAGCGGTATCCGGGTGACTATGGCGATTATTCAGCTCGATCAGATCAGCAAACACTACGATACACAGGCGCATCCCGCCGTCGATAACCTTTCGCTGAAGGTTGGCGACGGCGAATTGCTTGTGCTGCTCGGACCTTCCGGCTGCGGCAAGACGACGACGCTGCGGATGATCGCGGGCTTCGAGCGGCCTGAGCGCGGAACGATCCGCATCGGCGATGAGCTGGTCGCTGGTGAGCGGGCCTGGGTGCCGCCGGAGCGCCGAGGTGTCGGGATCGTGTTCCAAGATTACGCGCTCTTTCCGCATCTGACCGTCGCGCAAAACGTCGCGTTCGGCGTGCTGCGGCTCAGCCGACGCGAGCGCGAGCAGCGGGTCGCGTCGGCGCTGGCAACGGTCGATCTCAGCGAGTACGCGGCGCGGTATCCCCATGAGCTGTCGGGAGGGCAGCAGCAGCGCGTCGCGCTGGCCCGCGCGATGGCTCCTCAGCCACGGCTGCTGCTGCTGGACGAGCCGTTCTCGAATCTCGATCTGGAGCTACGAGTAGCGCTGCGCTACGAGGTCCGCGCGATTGTGCGCCGCGCAGGGATCACTACGGTGCTCGTGACTCACGATCAGAGCGAAGCCTTTGCCCTCGCCGATCGCATCGCCGTGATGCACCGGGGGCGGCTGCACCAGCTTGCCGATCCCGAAACGCTCTATCGCCGCCCGGCCAGCCGCTTTGTCGCCGGTTTTGTGGGCCGCGCCCAATTCTTGAGCGGCAGCGTCGACGACGATCATGTCACAACCGAGCTTGGCACGTTTCGGCTCCACAGAGCTATGCCGCAGGGAGCCGCCGCCGATGTGTTGCTGCGTCCTGATGATCTGCATATCTACCCCGATCGCGATGGCAGCGGCCTGGTGGTCGGGCGTGAGTTCGGCGGCGCGACCGTGCGCTACGCGGTGCGGCTGCCATCGTCGCGCATTATCGACGTGATCCAGCCCTCGGTTCATCTGGTGCCGCTCGATAGCGCGGTTCGCATTGAGGTGCTGCCGCGCGAGCCGGTGGTCTTTCCGGCGCAGGAGTAGCGCGCCGTCAGGCTGGGGTTTTCTCCAAACATTCCCTGCTCTGATGAGGAGCGGGCAGCAAAAAAGGAGAGCCCGAAAGCTCTCCTTGAGGCACGGCCGGTAGCTATGACGGCTGCTACGCGGCTTCTTCAAATCCTACGTAAAACGTAGATGGGCGGATGTAGGAGATGGGACGAAGCTGCACATCCGCAACGCCCTCGGTACGATCCTGCTCGTTGATCAGCACAATATTCGGATGCCTGCGGAAGCGTCGCTCGTAGGCGGCGACGGCCTCCTGAATTTTAAGACCCGTCTCTTTCTTCCGGTCGTCGTCAAACCACGCTAAGTAAAAGTCCATCTCAACGTTCCCTTCTCTAAAGCTCTGCTACGACGTAGACGCTCCACCACCGACCCGGTCTGCCTGAGATACCATGTATTGAGGATCACATCGTGGAATAGATCGCAGACCGCGCCATCTTGACAGCGTACGCGAAAATAATGCCCCGGATGCTTGCCCCAGCTCGCCCCGACACCCCAGGCGCGCTCGACGCGCAGGACTTGCCGGACAACGCCACGATGCAGAAAGCGGTGCGGCAGCCAGTTGAAGCGCTTTGCTTGCAGCAGGATCGGTTCTTGCCGCATACATCCTCCTCGACTTAATGCGCCGTCAGGGCGGGGCGCCCGGCGGTAGGTGGCCCCCAAAAGATTCTCCATCTTGAGCGGATGCAGGAGATCCCATTCCCGAAAAAGCTCCCTGAGCCGGTATTAACTACCACCATTATATTCGCACAATTGTTCTACGTCAAGCGGTTGAATCGCCTATCTGCCCGTGGTATCCTATGATCTATCAAGGATTCCTGCTATGCGCGTACAACTGTTTACTCAGATTCAACAGGTCGATCAGCAACTCACCAATCTTGCACGTGAGCGCGATGCAGTGCTGGACGAGTTTCGCGAGCGCGATCGTCTCCGCGATCTACGCAATACGCGCCGCGACCTGGCGAGTAAGCTCAAGGAAGAGCGCGGCCACAGCAGCGATCTACAATGGGAGCTTGACGATGTTGAGCTGCGCCTGCGCACTCTCGACGAGCAGGAGCGCGACGGGCCGAGCGATCCGCTGGTTGCGCGTGAGCTGGTGATCCTCCGCGAGCGGGCCGCGCAGCTCGAAGAGCATGTGCTGGCACAGCTTGAGCGCATCGCAGAGCTGGAGCGTCAGCTTAGCGAGGTGGAGCATCAGGTGGAGCAGGCGGCTGTCGCATGGAATGAGCGAGAGGCGCTGCTGCAAACACAGCTCGATCGCCTTGGACACGACCTTGAAGCGCTCCAGACTCAGCGCCAGAGTATCGCGGGCCAGCTTCCCGACGGCGCGCTCGATCTGTATGACGATCTCCAGCGCCGCCATCGCGGCACCGCGCTCGCGCCGATTCGCAACCGGCAGTGTAGCGCCTGCCGGGCACGGCTGCCCGCCGCCGTCTTCGATCTGCTGAGCACTCCCGATCCGCTGGTCCGCTGCCCGCGCTGTGGCCGAGTCCTATACATCGAGGCCGAAGCATCCGAGTAAGGTCCGTGGTGTATTTTGCCGTTTTGGTTTAAGATAGCATCCGAGCCGTCCGGCTCATGCGCTATTGGCACATCTCAACGTTGGAGCTGTCATGCACCACTCTGAAATTTGGCAAGACATCAACGCTGCCGTACATCAAGCCGTTCGTGACCGGCTGTTTCAGCTCGACGAGAACGATCTGATCGAGCGGAGCGACGCGCTGCTCGAAAATGTACCCGTTGTCGGCGGCGCGCAGCCTTCGACGGCGCTGCTCCTGCGGCGCTATCACACCCAGCTTCATCAAGAGCTGTGTGTCGGCAGCCAGCCACGCGCGACATTCGGCTCGATCGAAGATGAGCTGCGCGAGCTGACCCGTGCTGTGATGGTCACGGTTGACGCGGATGAGGGTATTTCTGTCGAAAGCGCTGTGCTGCTGGCCCTGATCTTACAGAAGCGCGGCCTGACGAACTTCTGCGCCAGGCCCTAGCCGGGGACGAAAGAACAAGGGGAGAACGCGAAACGCGAAACGCGGGGCGCAAAGGGAGAAGTATGTCGCCAACGGATCGGATGCTGATCGGAGCAATCGCCGCCAATCCAGGCCGCTATGATGGCGCGGGTGAGTACCGCTACTGCCGCACGTGTGACAGCATCTTCTTTACCCGCGCCGCGAAGCCCGACACCAGGCACGATGGGCACAGCGTCGTTACGCTTCCGGCGCTGAACCAGGACGGCAGTGAGCGCCTGAGTCGCGCCTTCAAGGTCTTTATTCAGCGCTGGCCGGAAGCACGGCGCGTCGAGATCGAACATTTTGCGCAGCGGCGCGGCTGGGAGCTGGCGATGGAGCATTCCGACGGCGGCGGCGCGCTGACCGATGAAGAAGTCGCGCAGTGGCGTCGAGTGATCGAGGCCGAGCTGCAACGGCTGGTCGCCGAGAGCCGCACGCTGATCGCGGGCTAGCGACCGGCGCGGCTGCACGCACACAAAGGGGACATGCGCAGGCATGTCCCCTTCACGTTCTACCTTGTGTCGGCGTACTACTGACCGGCACCTGCCGTATCGCTGATGATGCTGGTAGCGTCGATCAAGGGCGTCGCGCCGCCGCCGCTGAAGACCGGCAGCTTACCGTCCCATCTCTGGAGCTGCTGGTAGCGGATCAGATCCGATGTCAGGCTTTGCGAGAGCAGGCGATTGGCCTGAGCCTGGGCCTCTGCTCGAATGCGCGTAGCGTCGGCCTCGCCCTGCGCCTGCGCGCGCAGCGCATTGGCCTGGCCCTCCGCCGCCACCTGATCCTGCTGAGCCTTGATCTGCGCCTGCTTGAGCGCGAAGGATTGCTGCTCCGCCGCCTGCTGCGCCGCGATCTTCTGATCGAGCGCGTTCTGCAAGTTCTGCGGCAGGTGGAAGCCGCGCAGGTTCAGCGACTCGAACTTGACGTATTTTTCCGCAAAGCGCCGCCGCAGCTCCTCGGAAACCTTCTGGGTATACTCGATGCGCTTCTCGCCGTAGATCTCCTCCCAGCCGTACTGCGAGGCGATGTCGTTGAGCGCCGAGCGCGTCACCTGACGCACCAGGTTATCGCGGATCACCTCGATCGGCGCGCCCGCCCAGGTGCGATACAGATTGGCCGCCTCTTCGCTCAGCACCGAGTACTGGACGCTGACATCCGCGTTCATGGTCTGGCCTTCGCGGCTGCCGATCTTGACGCTATCGTCGCCTCTGACCTCGCCCTCCTGCTCCGTCTGCACCATCACGATCGTCTGCACGCCGACCGGATACTTGGTGATGCTCTGAGTGAACGGATTGATAAAGACCCAGCCCGGATCGAGCGTGTTGGTCACTTTGCGGCTGGCCTTGTCGAAGACGATGCCGACGTAGCCCGGCTCGATCGTGCGCCACGCGGAGAAGACCAGCCCCAGCGCCACCAGCGCGATCAGCGCCGCGATACCCAGCACGAACAAGCTCACCATTCCATTCCGTCTTGGACGGACAGCCTTCATATTAGCGCTCATAATCTTCCGATTCCCTTTCGTCGCTCTCTTCGGGATTGAATACGTGATCGAAATAATGCGACAACTGCTCTATAACCAGCGGAACGGCGCGCACCGCAAAGAGAAAGACAAGCACTGCGGCGATCAGTCCGATCGTTACTTCGAGCAGAGTAGGACTCATATAGCCTCCTCGATGATCGGGGCGATCATCCATCTGATTGTACGGTGACAGGCACAACAAGTTGCAACGATCGGCACAAGGAGTTGCAAAGAGAGGATGCCAGCTTTCGGTGGAGTGAGTGCCCCGTGTCTATTCTACGGTTAAAACAGACGAGCACGAGATGATGATGTACTATGTTACCACAGCCTTAAGTCCATGCGCTAAAAGCGACTAGCAGACTTCGGTGGAGCGCCAAAGCAGGGCTGCGTCTGGTACAAAGACATGCACGGTTATCATCCGCCTGCAACACTTGTCTATGCGGCGACGTACAGTAACCGTAGTTCGTTTGAGAAGGAGCGTTCATGCGTCTCATTTTATATCTAGGCAAAGGCGGCGTCGGCAAGACCACCACTGCCGCCGCAACCGCAGCGCGCGCCGCCGAGCTTGGGCATCGCACGCTGGTCGTCTCGACTGACGTGGCGCACTCGCTGGCCGATGCGCTCGATGTTCCGCTGCAATCACAGCCCACGCTTGTCGCGCCGAATCTGTGGGGTCAGGAGATCAACGTTCTGGACGAGGTGCGACGCCACTGGGGTCATCTCCAGACCTATCTGCAAAATGTGCTGCGCCGCAAAGGCGTTAACGAAGTCGCGGCGGAAGAGCTATCGGTCATTCCCGGCATGGAGGAGGTCGTCAGCCTCATGCATATCCGCAAGCAGGCGCGCGAAGGCAATTACGATGCGGTGATCGTGGATGCCGCGCCGACGGGCGAGACAGTGCGCCTGCTGACGATGCCTGAAACCTTCCAGTGGTACGCGGGGCGGGTGCTCAACTGGGAGCAGACGACCGTTAAGCTGGCGCGCCCGCTCGTGCGGGCGCTGATCCCGGCCAGCGATGTGTTCGACTCGCTGCCCAAGTTCATGGCAGAGGTCGATGAGCTGCGCGCCACGCTGACCGATCCGGCGATCTCGTCGTATCGTCTGGTGCTGACGCCGGAGCGCATGGTGCTCAAAGAGGCGCAGCGTGCCGCGACCTACCTGGCGCTCTACGGCTATCCGATCGACGGCGCGGTGCTGAACCGCGTCTTACCGGAGAACGTCCAGGGCAACGGATTCTTACAGCAGCTTTACACGATCCAGCAGGGCTACCGCAAAGAGGCGCACGAGCTATTCACGCCGCTGCCGATCTGGGA
It encodes the following:
- a CDS encoding (2Fe-2S) ferredoxin domain-containing protein, which codes for MGKKEKKLKKARASLAAVAEAAPKPKKLEGSDKKLKNTVRTYVQHILVCTDSKSKACKKGGPDVLKAFEKAIKARKLGRQVIVTEIGHVGGCSLGPNVIVYPEGVWYGRVEPEDVDEIIEEHILEGRVVPRLLRGQRMDDPCGGCILTKPLVVAAQQANEALN
- a CDS encoding ABC transporter ATP-binding protein, which encodes MAIIQLDQISKHYDTQAHPAVDNLSLKVGDGELLVLLGPSGCGKTTTLRMIAGFERPERGTIRIGDELVAGERAWVPPERRGVGIVFQDYALFPHLTVAQNVAFGVLRLSRREREQRVASALATVDLSEYAARYPHELSGGQQQRVALARAMAPQPRLLLLDEPFSNLDLELRVALRYEVRAIVRRAGITTVLVTHDQSEAFALADRIAVMHRGRLHQLADPETLYRRPASRFVAGFVGRAQFLSGSVDDDHVTTELGTFRLHRAMPQGAAADVLLRPDDLHIYPDRDGSGLVVGREFGGATVRYAVRLPSSRIIDVIQPSVHLVPLDSAVRIEVLPREPVVFPAQE
- a CDS encoding C4-type zinc ribbon domain-containing protein, whose amino-acid sequence is MRVQLFTQIQQVDQQLTNLARERDAVLDEFRERDRLRDLRNTRRDLASKLKEERGHSSDLQWELDDVELRLRTLDEQERDGPSDPLVARELVILRERAAQLEEHVLAQLERIAELERQLSEVEHQVEQAAVAWNEREALLQTQLDRLGHDLEALQTQRQSIAGQLPDGALDLYDDLQRRHRGTALAPIRNRQCSACRARLPAAVFDLLSTPDPLVRCPRCGRVLYIEAEASE
- a CDS encoding prohibitin family protein encodes the protein MVSLFVLGIAALIALVALGLVFSAWRTIEPGYVGIVFDKASRKVTNTLDPGWVFINPFTQSITKYPVGVQTIVMVQTEQEGEVRGDDSVKIGSREGQTMNADVSVQYSVLSEEAANLYRTWAGAPIEVIRDNLVRQVTRSALNDIASQYGWEEIYGEKRIEYTQKVSEELRRRFAEKYVKFESLNLRGFHLPQNLQNALDQKIAAQQAAEQQSFALKQAQIKAQQDQVAAEGQANALRAQAQGEADATRIRAEAQAQANRLLSQSLTSDLIRYQQLQRWDGKLPVFSGGGATPLIDATSIISDTAGAGQ
- a CDS encoding TRC40/GET3/ArsA family transport-energizing ATPase, producing MRLILYLGKGGVGKTTTAAATAARAAELGHRTLVVSTDVAHSLADALDVPLQSQPTLVAPNLWGQEINVLDEVRRHWGHLQTYLQNVLRRKGVNEVAAEELSVIPGMEEVVSLMHIRKQAREGNYDAVIVDAAPTGETVRLLTMPETFQWYAGRVLNWEQTTVKLARPLVRALIPASDVFDSLPKFMAEVDELRATLTDPAISSYRLVLTPERMVLKEAQRAATYLALYGYPIDGAVLNRVLPENVQGNGFLQQLYTIQQGYRKEAHELFTPLPIWEAPYEARDLRGIDDLRRLGRTLFGDSDPTQVFFKGATQELTKVGDEYLLKLPLPHVELDKVNMTKRGDQLFIEIGNFRRELILPLTLADREATRAVFKNGVLEVRFGPPVAPQPNAAQAAPSA